TGTTTATTTCAGATTTCCAACAAGATACATCGGAATTCGCTCCAAAAACGGATTCGTTGACCAACTTACATTTAGTACAGCTAAAACCGGTAAACACCAACAATATAGCGATCGATTCGGCCTATATTACGGAAACTACAGCCACTTCAATAGAATTAAAAGTACTTATAAAAAATAGTGGGGAACCTATTGAAAATTTACCTGTTTCGCTATTTAATAATGAGGAACTGATTGCAAAAACATCGGTTGCGATTAAAGACCAAGTTGAAACCGCTTTTTCACTTCCTGCTAGCAAAATTATAAATGGTAAAATTACTATTGATGATGCAAACTTACAGTTTGACAACAGTTTGTTTTTCAACATCAATAAAACAGCTAAAATTAACATACTGGCCATCAATGCTGAAGAAGATTCGTTTTTAAAACGAATTTATACCGATGACGAGTTTCATTTTACTTCAACCAATGAAAATCAATTAAATTACAGCATTATAAACCAACAGCATGTTATTGTTTTAAATGAATTGAACAGCATCCCAAACGCACTCATCGATGCGTTAAAATCGTTTACAAACCAAGGTGGTTCGCTTGTTGTCATTCCTTCAACAGATATCAATCTGGAGTCTTACAACCAATTACTTAATCATTTTGGGAGTCACTTTAATGAGGACATTCAAATCGAAAAACGCATCACTACCATCAATTATTCACATCCTTTATACAGTTCTGGTGTGTTTGAAAAACAAGTTGATAATTTTCAATATCCAACAACGGCAAGTTTTTATAATATAACATCTAAAAATGCGTCGTCTATTCTGAAATTTGAAGATGGTAAACCTTTTTTAAATCAGACCAAGCATACATTTGTGTTCACATCGGCATTAAACACAACTAATTCCAGTTTTAAAAATTCACCTTTAATAGTGCCAACATTTTACAACATTGGGAAATTCAGTTTTAAAAATCCTGCTTTATATTATACCATTGGCAATGAAAATACCTTTGATGTAGAAACATCATTACAGCAAGACGACATTGTGACTTTGGTAAATGGGGATATAAATATCATTCCGAAACAGCAATATTTCAATAACAAAGTGGTAATTAATACTTCTGAAACACCTTCAACAGCTTCTATTTACGCTATTAAAAACAAAAACGACACCATTAAAAACGTCAGTTATAATTACAATAGAGACGAAAGTGCTTTGGTTTACAGAAACCTCTCAGCTTCAAAAAACCTAACCGTTAGCGATTCTGTTACCGAAATTTTCGATAGTATAAAAAGTGATGCAAAAGTTAACGCCTTATGGAAATGGTTTGTTATTTTTGCGCTAGCGTTATTGATTATTGAAATGCTCATATTAAAATACTTTAAATGAACATACTTATAAAATCTGCCACCATTATAGATTCTAAAAGCGAATTTCACAATACAACTCAAGATATATTAGTTGAAAATGGTGTGATTACCCAAATTTCCAATTCTATTAAAAACACTAAAAAATATCAAGAAGTCACCTTTGATAATCTTCATATTTCGCAAGGTTGGTTTGATAGTAGCGTGTGTTTTGGCGAACCTGGTTTCGAGGAACGCGATACT
This genomic window from Mariniflexile sp. TRM1-10 contains:
- a CDS encoding vWA domain-containing protein, which produces MQFKHPELLYALFLLLIPIIVHLFQLRKFQKEAFTNVAFLKEATIQTRKSSQIKKWLILYTRLLLLAAIVIAFAQPFTSKSNAFNSKKETVIYLDNSFSMQAKGNQGSLLKRAIQDIIGHVPEDENISLITNDDTFKNTTIKAIKNDLLQLDYSSNRLTPEAALLKSNTFFSKQKNTLKNVVFISDFQQDTSEFAPKTDSLTNLHLVQLKPVNTNNIAIDSAYITETTATSIELKVLIKNSGEPIENLPVSLFNNEELIAKTSVAIKDQVETAFSLPASKIINGKITIDDANLQFDNSLFFNINKTAKINILAINAEEDSFLKRIYTDDEFHFTSTNENQLNYSIINQQHVIVLNELNSIPNALIDALKSFTNQGGSLVVIPSTDINLESYNQLLNHFGSHFNEDIQIEKRITTINYSHPLYSSGVFEKQVDNFQYPTTASFYNITSKNASSILKFEDGKPFLNQTKHTFVFTSALNTTNSSFKNSPLIVPTFYNIGKFSFKNPALYYTIGNENTFDVETSLQQDDIVTLVNGDINIIPKQQYFNNKVVINTSETPSTASIYAIKNKNDTIKNVSYNYNRDESALVYRNLSASKNLTVSDSVTEIFDSIKSDAKVNALWKWFVIFALALLIIEMLILKYFK